One genomic segment of Peromyscus leucopus breed LL Stock chromosome 23, UCI_PerLeu_2.1, whole genome shotgun sequence includes these proteins:
- the Acads gene encoding short-chain specific acyl-CoA dehydrogenase, mitochondrial produces MAAALLARAPGPLRRALHPRDWRRLHTVYQSVELPETHQMLRQTCRDFAEKELVPIAAQLDKEHLFPAAQVKKMGELGLLAMDVPEELSGAGLDYLAYSIALEEISRGCASTGVIMSVNNSLYLGPILKFGSPEQKKQWIPPFTSGDKIGCFALSEPGNGSDAGAASTTAREDGDSWVLNGTKAWITNSWEASATVVFASTDRSRQNKGISAFLVPMPTPGLTLGKKEDKLGIRASSTANLIFEDCRIPKENLLGEPGMGFKIAMQTLDMGRIGIASQALGIAQASLDCAVKYAENRKAFGAPLTKLQNIQFKLADMALALESARLLTWRAAMLKDNKKPFTKESAMAKLAASEAATAISHQAIQILGGMGYVTEMPAERYYRDARITEIYEGTSEIQRLVIAGHLLRSYRS; encoded by the exons ATGGCCGCCGCGCTGCTCGCCCGGGCCCCTGGCCCGCTCCGCCGAG CTCTCCATCCTCGAGACTGGCGCAGGTTACATACTGTTTACCAGTCTGTGGAACTGCCCGAGACACATCAGATGCTGCGTCAGACATGCCGGGACTTTGCTGAGAAGGAGCTGGTCCCCATTGCAGCCCAGCTGGATAAGGAGCATCTCTTCCCCGCGGCTCAG GTGAAGAAGATGGGTGAGCTCGGGCTGCTGGCCATGGACGTGCCGGAGGAGCTCAGTGGTGCGGGCCTGGATTACCTGGCCTACTCCATTGCCCTAGAGGAGATCAGCCGAGGCTGCGCCTCCACGGGAGTTATCATGAGCGTCAACAAC TCTCTCTACTTGGGGCCCATCCTGAAGTTCGGATCCCCAGAGCAGAAGAAGCAGTGGATTCCCCCCTTCACCAGTGGTGACAAAATCGGCTGTTTTGCCCTCAGTGAGCCAG GGAACGGCAGTGATGCGGGAGCTGCTTCCACCACGGCCCGGGAAGACGGTGACTCGTGGGTCCTCAACGGCACCAAAGCCTGGATCACCAACTCGTGGGAGGCTTCGGCCACGGTGGTGTTTGCCAGCACAGACCGGTCCCGGCAGAACAAG GGTATCAGTGCCTTCCTGGTTCCCATGCCAACTCCCGGGCTCACACTGGGTAAGAAGGAGGATAAGCTGGGCATCCGGGCCTCatccacagctaacctcatcttcGAGGACTGTCGCATCCCCAAGGAGAACCTGCTGGGGGAGCCAGGGATGGGCTTCAAGATAGCCATG CAAACCCTGGACATGGGCCGCATCGGCATCGCCTCCCAGGCCCTGGGCATCGCCCAGGCCTCCCTCGACTGCGCTGTGAAATATGCTGAGAACCGCAAAGCCTTCGGGGCCCCCCTCACCAAGCTCCAAAACATCCAG TTCAAGCTGGCAGACATGGCCCTGGCCCTGGAGAGTGCCCGCCTGCTGACCTGGCGCGCTGCCATGCTGAAGGACAATAAGAAGCCGTTCACCAAG GAGTCGGCCATGGCCAAGCTGGCTGCCTCTGAGGCTGCAACCGCCATTAGCCACCAG GCCATCCAGATCCTGGGCGGCATGGGGTACGTGACGGAGATGCCAGCCGAGCGGTACTATCGAGACGCCCGCATCACAGAGATCTACGAGGGCACCAGCGAAATCCAGAGACTGGTGATCGCGGGCCACCTGCTGCGCAGCTACCGGAGCTGA